A genome region from Macrotis lagotis isolate mMagLag1 chromosome 4, bilby.v1.9.chrom.fasta, whole genome shotgun sequence includes the following:
- the LOC141523072 gene encoding olfactory receptor 13A1-like: MATNNQSSVEEFILQSFSESPQVQILIFSLFLGLFIVAFTGNSIIILVIILNPGLHTPMYFFLINLALLDIISSSTVVPKLLQNLMTKNTISYGGCIAQIYFLTWSLGAELLLFTAMAYDRYAAICQPLHYNTLMNKTACCLLAAVVWTFSGTNTTINIIMTVRLSFCGPNVIDHFFCEIPPLLPLSCSSTYGNNIMVVVADMFFAITTFLLILVSYGFIISSILKIRTKEGKKRAFSTCSSHLIVVTMYYCTIIYIYFLPGFGQSLKEGKVASVFYAIVTPALNPMIYSLRNKDVKIALKKLCPFLFK; this comes from the coding sequence ATGGCAACAAATAATCAGTCATCAGTAGAGGAGTTTATCTTACAAAGCTTCTCTGAAAGTCCTCAGGTTCAGATTTTAATCTTCAGCCTCTTTTTAGGACTTTTCATAGTGGCATTCACAGGTAATTCAATCATTATCCTTGTGATTATTTTAAACCCAGGACTCCATACTCCCATGTACTTTTTCCTTATCAATTTAGCTCTGTTAGATATTATCTCCTCCTCCACAGTTGTGCCAAAGTTACTGCAGAATCTAATGACCAAGAACACCATTTCCTATGGTGGTTGCATAGCTCAGATATATTTCCTAACTTGGAGTTTGGGTGCTGAGTTACTGCTTTTTACAGCCATGGCCTATGATCGATATGCTGCCATCTGCCAGCCTCTCCACTACAACACGTTGATGAACAAGACAGCTTGCTGTCTCTTAGCAGCTGTAGTTTGGACTTTCAGTGGAACCAATACAACCATAAATATTATCATGACTGTTCGTTTATCCTTCTGTGGACCCAATGTCATCGATCATTTCTTTTGTGAGATTCCTCCATTATTGCCTCTCTCCTGCTCCTCAACCTATGGTAACAATATAATGGTAGTTGTGGCAGATATGTTTTTTGCTATTACCACTTTCCTGCTTATTCTGGTATCCTACGGTTTTATCATCTCCAGCATCTTGAAGATTCGAaccaaggaagggaaaaagagagcaTTTTCCACTTGTTCCTCCCACCTTATTGTGGTCACCATGTATTATTGCACTATAATTTACATCTATTTTCTACCTGGTTTTGGTCAGTCTCTGAAGGAAGGCAAAGTAGCTTCAGTGTTTTATGCCATAGTGACCCCAGCTTTGAATCCTATGATCTACTCCTTGAGAAACAAAGATGTGAAAATAGCACTTAAGAAATTAtgtccatttctttttaaataa